The DNA region TGGCCCGTGCGCACCTCGAGCGGGCGGTGGCGATCAACGGTCACTGGGGACGACTGCGCATCGAGCTGGGACACCTGCTCGTGGCGCTCGGAGATTTCGCGGCGGCGCGACCGCAGTTCGCGGCGGTGCTGGCGCGTGACCCCGAGAACCTATCGGCCCTCGCGGGTCGCGCGCGCTCCTCGATCGAGCTCGGTCTCAAGGAGGCGCCGGCCGACCTCGAGGCCCTGCGGGCGAGCGGCCACCGCAACATGGGCACGCTCCTCTCGGCGCGCTACGCGATGGTGCTCGGCCAGTGGGAGCGGGCGGGGCAGGAGCTCCGTCGCCTCGGTGACCGGTGGCTCGACGACGATTGGGAGGCGCGGCTCTGGTACGCGGAGGTTCTGCAGCGGCAGGGGAAGGACGCCCTCGCGGCGGCCTTCTACCGCGACCTGCGCGAGGACCGGCGGGCGCGACCGGCGGCCGAGCTCGGCTTGAGCGAGCTGCGGCTGAAGAGAGATCAGGTGCGGGATGCCACCGCGCAGGCGCAGGCCGCCCTCGAGGCCTACGATCGCACCATCGCGCCGACGGAGCTGCGGGCGCGCATCGGGCTGCAGCTCGCCCGGTGCTACCGCCGCGGTCGAGGGGTGGGTGCGGCGATCGCAGAGCTGCAAGAGGTGCTCGAAGCGCTGCCCAAGCACTACCAGGTCAACTTCGAGCTAGGTCAGCTCTACCTGTCGCTCCACAAGCGGTGGCGCGCGGTGCCGTACCTGGCGGCCGCCCTCGCGGCCCGTCCCGCCAGTCGTCCGGCTCGGGCGGCTCTCGTGCAGGCCTGCCACGAGCTTCGCGGCGGGCATCCGGAGTGCAAGCGCGCGCTGTGAACCTGGGCCGCCTTGGCCGCGGTTCATCCCGTCGGGGCGTTGGCGGATACGGTGCTCCGGCGTCGTCAGTCGCAGCGGCCTGCGGTGTTCCAGAGCGGATAGGCGCAGACGTCCACGCAGCCGGCGGGGCCGCGGCGGGAAACGCAGTCCTGAACCTGGGGCGGACCCGTATTGCAGTCCCCCGCGCCGGGCCGGGCGCACTGCCGCGCGCAGAGGCCTCCGCTGCCCGCGTCGGCGACGCAGCGGCTGGCAGGCGGGCAGTCGTCATCCGCGGCGCACCCGGACTTGGCGCAGTAGCCTCCCTTGAGCTCGGCGGACTGCTGACAGGTGAGTCCCGCTTCGCAGTCCCCCGGCTCGTCGCACATCGCGCCGGTCGTGGCCTTAACGTCGATGCTGACCTGGTTCTGCGACTGGTCGCCGAAGGTCAGGTTGTCCGCGCACCCGGTGGCGACGGCATGCGTGCCGCCCTTGCTGGGGGCCAGCCCCCTGGCGAGGACCACGAGCTTCTCGCCTCCGGGGACGGTGAGCTCGGTGACGCGCGCCTCGGTGGTCTCGCCCTTCCACTCGATCTGCTTGCTCGCCACCTCGCGCAGGACGGGGTCGCCGACCTTGAAGCGTGCGGGGAAGTCGCTGCAGGTGACCGAGGCATTGTCCTTCGTGGTGGCCTTGACGACGGTGACCTGAAAGACGCGGATGAAGGTGAAGACGGTCCGATCGATGACGATGGCGGCCTGCATCTGGCGCGTCGCGGGCGGAGGCTCGCCACACCCCGGTGCGAGCAGCGCGGCGACGAGAAGGACGGGGCCATAGTGGGACGGGCGGAGAGGTCTCATCACTTGATCGTCACCGAGAGGTTGGCCGAACCGGGAGGCAGCGTACCGTTTCCGCTCCCGCGGGTGGCGAGGACGGCGGCGACGATGCCGCCGGCGATGGCAAGGCTTCCGCCGATGCCGAGGACGTACCAGCCCCAGCGGCTTCTCCGTCGGGGTGGCGAGAGGAGCTCCACCTCCTTCGGCTCCTCGTCGTTTCCAGCTGCCCCGACGACCGCGCCCTCGTTGCCCTCGGCGACGACGTAGTAGAGGAGCCGGCCGGACTGCGCCCCGACGGTCGCGCCGGGGATGACGGCCACGAGCTCCGCCTTCTTCGCGTCGCGCGGGAGGCGAATCTTCGAGAAGCTCGGGCTCGCGTGGCGGCGCCAGTGGATCACGAAGGCCTTCACCTTCTTGTCCGGGTCGTCGACCTGAATCTTCACCTCGATCGGGCGACCGACGGTGAGGGACTTCGGCGCCTCCGCGCGAACGTCCACGGTCTGCTCGTCGGCTTGGCCCTTCGCCGGCCCTTGCTCCTGTCCTTGCCCCTGTCCTTGCCCCTGGGGCGGCGGCGTCTCGGGCATCTTCAACCGACGCAGGGCCTCCGCAAACATGGCCCGAATGCTCGGCGAGACGCCCGGCGGCATGCGGAACTGGGGACGGAGCTTGAGCACCATCATGAACGACTGGACCGCGTTCTCGGCGTTGCCGAGCGCCGTGAAGCAGACGCCCATATAAAGGAAGGCCGTGGCCTTCTGCAGCGGGTTGGCGCCCTTGTCGCTCTGGATCTGTACGAGCACCTTGAGCGCCTTCATGTACTCGAGCTGCTCGTAGTAGTTGGACGCTTCCTTGAGCAGGGCGTCGGTGTCGGCGAGAGCACCTCGGGGCGCGGCGAGCAGGCCGAGGATAGTGCAACCAATGAGGATTCTTCGAATCACCGGGCGACTCTCGGGGTCGGGGTCAAGGGGTGTCGGAAGCGATCTGTCGTCAGAACCCGCGCGGCCACCCTCGCTGCCCCCACGGTAGCACAGCGCGCCAGCGCCGGCCATCCGCGGGAACCCGCGGAGATCAATGATTGCCCGGGCAAAGGCCGGTCGCTACACTTTCGGCAGTGGCCGATACGCTGATCACCGACCGCCGCACCCCCACCGCCACGTACCGTATCCTTCGCAAGCTCGGCAAGGGAGGTATGGCCGAGGTCTTCCTGGCGCGGCAGGAGGGGATCGCCGGCTTCCGGCGACTCGCCGTGATCAAGAAGATCCTTCCGCAGTTCTCGGCGGTGAGCAACGTGGCCGAGATGCTGCTCGACGAGGCGAGGATCGCGGCGCAGCTCAACCACCCCAACATCGTTCAGATCTACGAGCTCGGCAAGGAGGATGGTCAGTACTTCATCGCCATGGAGTACGTGGACGGCTGCGACCTGGCCACGCTCGCCCGCATCGAACGACACAAGAACGCGCGCGTGCCCATGCGGCTCGCCCTGCGCGTGGTGTCGGAAGCCGCGATGGGACTTGACTACGCCCATCGGCAGGTGGGGCTCGATGGCCGGCCTCTCAACGTCGTTCACCGCGACGTGAGCCCGCACAACATCCTCTGTAGTCGCGAGGGGGCGGTGAAGCTTACCGACTTCGGCATCGCGAAGGCCGTCGGGAAGGTGCAGGTCACCGAGGTCGGGGTGGTCAAGGGCAAGGTCCAATACATGGCCCCCGAGCAGTACACCGGGGGCGAGGTCGACAACCGCTCCGACATCTTCTCCCTCGGTGTCGTGCTCTATCAGCTGACGACGGGTCGGCTGCCGCGCGTGACCAAGAGCGGCAACGTGGCGATGCGGCGCGTGCTCGAGGGAAAGATCCCGCGCCCGACGGAGATTCGGACCGACTACCCCGAGGAACTCGAGGCGGTGGTGATGCGCTCGCTCGCGCACAATCCCGACGAGCGCTACCCGGACGCGGCCTCCTTTCGCGACGACCTGCTCGATTTCGCGCGGCAGAACGATCTGCTCGCCTTCCCGAAGGAGCTGGGGGACTACGTCAACCAGCTCGTCCCACCGACGCCGCTCTTCACCAAGGACGAGGAGTCCGGTACGCCCGTGCGGCTCCCCCGGCCGGAGCCGTCGGTGATCGTCGCCGATCACGCCGACACCGATCCCCCCGAGGGGACGGAGGTGGCCTCCCCCTTCGGGATGGCGGTCCCCACGGGGGCGAGGGAGAGCCTCGAGTCGATGGAGCGGCGGGACCGCGGAGATCGTGGCGAGCGCGGAGACCGGGGAGACCGGGGAGAGCGCGGAGAGCGCGGAGAGCGTGCGGACCGAGCGAAGCACCGGAGCGTTCCGTCGGATACGCAGGAGGTGGACGAGCGCGCGGTTCTCTCGCACGAGTCGCTCACTCCCGCGGCGATTCCACCCGGGCGTCGCGTGGCCGAGCCGATCGACGACCGCGGGCGTGACGAGGCCGAGGATAGCAGGCGCGCGCGACGGTCGGAGAGGCATCGGGCCGTGGTCCCCGAGCGCGGCTCGGCCAAGGGATCCAACGGGGCGTCGCGCCGGCGCGAGGCGGCGAGCTCAGGGAGCAACGGACATCATGAAGAGTCGGGGCAGCGGGCGGTGACGCAGCGAACGTCCGTGCCGAAGTCGGTGGGTCCGAGCGGGCCGCCGCCGCGGCGGCACCTCGGGCTGTGGGTGGGATTGGCCGCGGGTGCGCTCGGGCTCGGCGCCGCGGGGTTCGTGGCCTGGAGGCATCCGGAGGTCTTCGGTCGCAACGTGCCGGTGACGCAGCCCGGAACCGGCAGCGCGACGGCGGAGCCGAAGGTGCAGGGGGCCGGGGTGGTGGACATAATGGCCAACCCGGCGAGCACGGCGGTTTCCGTGGACGGGGCGCAGCGCTGCTCCTCGACCCCGTGCCGGATCGAGGGGCTTCCTCTGGGCCGCGAGCTGCTCATCACGTTGCGGAGCCCGGGGCACGACCTCTGGATGCAGCGGCTCGTGCTAACGCCGAACGACCCGCGGCTTCTGCTCCGCGCGGACCTCACCCCGTCGGGGCGGCCAGGTGGAGCGGGAGTGCCGAAAGAGGGGGGGGCTCCGGTCGAGAAGGGCGGCTCCTCGGGCTCTGCGGCGGACAAGGTCGGGAAAAGTGGTAAGACGAGCAAGGGGAGTAAAGGCGTCAAAACTGGCGGAACGCCCAAGGCTCCCGAAGGGGGGGCGGCCGCCGGGGGCGAGGCGGGCAAGGGGAGCGCTCCGTCCACCAAGCCGCAGAAGGGGACGGGCATCGTCACGGTGGTCGATAGCGATGTGGCGGACATCTCCATGCTGGTCGTGGACGTGAAGCCGGCCTGGGCGGAGGTCTCCATCGACGGGCAGAAGGCCGGCCACACGCCGCTCCAGATCAAGATCGAGCCGGGAAAGCACACCATCGAGCTGAAGAACTCCGAGCTGAACTATCACCGCGTCTACAAGATCAAGGCCAAGATCGGTAAGAAGGTGAAGATCAGCGACACCATCCAGCAGCCCGGCGGGGGCCAGCCCCCGGGCTAGCGACGTACTTCTCTCCTGCTTCGCACTTCAACCTAGGACCAGTCGTTCGCGCGGCGCGTCCGGAGACCGCACGCGCCGGACCGGATCTCGGACGCGGGAGAGGTGCGCTCGGCGAAGGTGCGCGTGATCAGGCGCGGCGGGCGCTGGCGCGCTTGCTGCTTTGCCTCCGGGCATGCTCTGCAGGCTCACGAGTGCCGCGGTACTGGGGATCGACGCCATTCCGATCGAGGTGGAGGTGGACATCTCCGGCGGTCTGCCGGGATTCCACCTCGTGGGTCTTCCCATGGGCGCCGTACGAGAGGGGTCGGTGCGCATCAAGGCGGCGCTCGCGAACAGCTCCTACTCGCTCGGCTGCTCGCGCGTCACGGTGAACCTCGCGCCCGCCGACCTGCGCAAGGAGGGTGCGGCCTTCGATCTGGCCATTGCGATCGGAAGCCTGGTCGCGAAAGGGCTGCTGAAGGACGTGCGGAAGGATCTGCTGCTGGCAGGCGAGCTCTCGCTGGACGGGCGCGTGCGTTCGATCCGGGGCGTGCTCTCCCTGGCGGAGCTCGCCGCGCGCATGGGTTTGAAGGGGATGGTGCTCCCAGCCGTCAACGCGGCTGAGGCCGCGCTCGTCGAGGGACTCGAGATCTACGGCGTGGAGACGCTGCAGCAGGCCGTTTCGGTGCTGGCGGGTGGAGAGGGTGCCGTGCGTCCGAGCGACCCTACGAGCGTGCGCGAGGAGAACTCCGGCGTGGACTTCGCGGAACTCGTGGGCCAGCGAGAGGCGCGCCGCGCGGCAGAGGTCGCGGCGGCCGGCGGCCACAACCTGATGCTCGTCGGCCCGCCCGGGTCGGGCAAGACGATGATCGCGCGCCGCCTGGGAACGATTCTTCCGCCGCTCACCCGCATCGAGGCGATCGAGGCGACGAAGGTGCACAGCGTGGCCGGGTTGCTCGGCGAGCGTCACCTGGTGCCGGAGCGGCCGTTTCGTGCGCCGCACCACACGTGCAGCCACGTGGGTCTCGTCGGAGGTGGCGCCCCGCCGCGGCCGGGCGAGGTGAGTCTCGCGCACCACGGGGTGCTGTTTCTCGACGAGCTACCCGAGTTCCAGCGGGCGGCGCTCGAGGCGTTGCGTCAACCGCTCGAGGACGGACAGGTGACAATCGTGCGGGCACGGCAGTCGGTCACGTTTCCGTCGCGCTTCATGCTGGTGGCGGCCATGAACCCGTGCCCGTGCGGGTACGCAGGGTCGACCGTGCGGGTGTGCACCTGCGGCGAGAAGGAGGCCCGCCGTTACCGCGGCCGTATCTCGGGGCCGCTGCTCGACCGCTTCGATCTGTTCATCTCGGTGGGGCCGGTTCCGACGAAGGCGCTCCTCGGCGGCGAACCGGGCGAGAGCTCCGGGGCCATCCGCGAGCGGGTGGCGCGGGCGCGGCGCCGGCAGGCCGAGCGCTTTCGTCGCAAGCGCATCCACTGCAATGCGCAGATGAGCGCCCGGCAGCTCGGGCGACACGTGGCGCTGGGCACCAGGAGCACCGCCTTGCTGACCGAATACGCCGAGGCCCATCGCGTGAGCGCGCGGGCGCTGCATCGAACCTGCCGCGTGGCCCGGACCATCGCGGATCTGGAGGACCGGGACGACGTGACGGAGGAACACCTGCTGCTCGCGCTCACGCTGCAGCAGGCCCGCTGGATGTTGTGACGAGCCGGCGCCGCGCGCGGCGCCCACGAAGGGAGGAGACCATGGCGAAGAGCAGTCCACGGCTGAAGGCGATCGCGGGCGCGGTGGCGGCGATCGAGAAGCAGTTCGGCAAGGGAGCCATCATGACCCTCGGAGAGGGGAACGGAGGTCAGGCGGTGGAGACCTTCTCGAGCGGGTCTCTGATGCTGGACGTCGCGCTCGGGGTGGGAGGGCTGCCGAAGGGGCGCCTGATCGAGATCTACGGTCCGGAGTCGTCGGGGAAGACGACGCTGGCCCTGCACGCCATCGCGCAGATGCAGGCGGCCGGCGGCATCTGCGCCTTCATCGACGCCGAGCACGCGCTCGACGTGGGCTACGCGCAGGCGCTCGGCGTGGACCTGCGCGAGCTGCTGGTGAGTCAGCCGGACTACGGGGAGCAGGCGCTGGAGGTGGCGGATCATCTGGTGCGGTCGGGCGCCGTGGCGCTCGTGGTGGTGGATTCGGTGGCGGCGCTCGTTCCGAAGGCTGAGATCGAGGGAGAGATGGGAGAGACGCACATGGGGCTGCAGGCGCGGCTGATGAGCCAGGCGATGCGCAAGCTGACCGGAGGCGCGTTCCGCCAGGGCACGAGCATCCTCTTCATCAACCAGACGCGGCAGAAGATCGGCGTGACCTACGGGAGCAACGTGACCACGACGGGCGGGACGGCGCTCAAGTTCTACGCGAGCGTGCGTCTCGAGGTGGCGCGCATCGGGGCGCTCAAAGAGGGCGAGCAAATGGTGGGGAACCGCACGCGGGTCAAGGTGGTGAAGAACAAGCTCGCGCCGCCGTTTCGCACCGCGGAGCTCGACATCGTGTACGGCAAGGGAGTGCATCGGGAGGCTGAGGTGCTGGACCTGGCGATCGACAAGGGGGTGGTGCAGAAGAGCGGGGCGTGGTTCGCCCTCGGCGAGCACCAGCTAGGGCAGGGGCGACCGGCGGCGTGCCGTTGGCTCGCAGAGCGGCCCGAGGTGCGGGAGAAGCTGGCGGCGCACGTGTTGTCTCTCGCGCGGAGCGCGGAGAGCACGGCGAAGGGGGAGGACGAGGGTGAGGGCGGAGAGGCCGACGAGGCGGTGCAGGCAGCGTAGAGTCGGGGGGGCGAGAGACCTACCCAGAAACACGCTGCTACGTGATCAAGGTGACCATGTTTAGTAGCTTCCCTCGCGCGTATAGAAGCCGACGAAGGTGCCCGAGTCGGGGCCGAGGAAGAGGCTCACGGTGGCGCGGCGGAACTCGGGCTCGTCCGCGGTTCCGACGTTCACCTGCCCCACCGTGAGAACGCGTTGGACGCGGTCCTCGGCGCCGAGTCGCTTCACATTGCGGCCGATAGCCTTCTTGAGGTCGAGCAGGTCTGCCTCGTTCTCCGGGGCGTAGCAGAAGCCGTCCCGGGCCACGCGCTTGGCGGTGTCGAGGATGGCGCCCTTCGTCCGCAGGAAGACCTTCGATCGCTGCGCTGCGGGCTCCTCGTCGACGATGAGGGCCGTGGTGAGGACCTGCTTCGCCCACGTTTGCAGTTCGGCTGGCGAAGCACCTCCTCGCGGAGCGGCGATCCGGCCGCTGAAGGCCTTGACCCGACCGTCCATGATGTTCGCGTCGCCCCAGAGTCGGTTCAGGCGATAGAGCGCCTGACGCATGGGGTGGCCGTGCGGCAGGCCCCGGTTTTGTACCGCCTTCTGCACCTCACGCTCGGTCTGGAGGGGCGGTCTGGCCTTGGGCTCGGCGGCGTTCGCGGCGCCGGCCGCGAGGGACACCACGGACCACAGGGCAAGAAGGTAGCTTCTCATCGCGATCTCCTGCGCTCGTCGTTGACCCACGAGAGACGGTGAGAGCCACCGTCGCTCACCTTCGATCAAGGGCCGGCTGCGATCCGGACACTCGGAGGCGAGGTAGGGGCAAGAACCGAACCGCCGGCCGCGCGGCACGCAGGTCGGGGAAATGAGGGGAGGGAAGGTCGGAGCGAGGCTCCGAGAACCGGAAGGCCACTTCGAAACGCGGGCAGTTTGCGACGCGTTCGACGGTCGGTCTGCCCGAGGGGTCCGTTACCGGCAGCCCATGCCGTTCTTGCCGCCGTCGAAGTGGTTCACGTCGAAGGCGGTGCGGAACTTCTCGGTCCCGCGCATGGCGGGGGTGGACTGGCAGGGGGTGCACGGCTGGCCCGGACGGTCGCCGGGCAGACCCCATTCCACGTAGAGGAGCGTCGCGTTGGCCCAGCCGTACTTGGTCTTGCCCAGGTAGCGGTGCACGGCGGGAGAGGAGTCGATGATGCGTCGGCCGCCGCGGTCGGCTTGTTCGTACCTGGCGCCGGGGCCACTGTCCTCGGTGAAGACCACGATGCAGCGTCCGTTCTCGGTGTTGGTCATGCGAAGCACCGCCCCGCAGCCGAAGCGCTGGGCGTCCGCGATGTAGAAGTACTCCGGATGGGGGAAGTTCATCGTTTCGGCGGCGGGCTTGAGGTTGCCCTTGCCGTCGAAGAAGTAGCCCGAGACCCAGCCGATGAAGGGGCCGGCGTCGTAGGTCACGTGGCCTGCGGCCCAGGGGATCTTGGGGATGCGGGGGTCCTTGCGGCCGCACTTGTGGTACTGGGGCGTCTGCCCGTCGGCGCACGACTTGGTGTGGATGTCGTAGAGGCAGCACCAGCGGTCGTAGTGCTGCTGCAGGCCCCCGCAGGTGGAGACGCGGCCCCAGGTCGTCTTGTCCTCGGACGTGCCGAAGCGGGAGATGTGATAGAAGCCGTCCGACGAGAGGTTCCAGTCCATCCAGTCGCAGGTGTCGGCGAACGTCGGGGGAAAGGCCTCGATCTTCGGCGGAAGCGTGGCCAGGCAGGTGTGCTCGGGAAGACCCGGCCGCCAGTCGGGGCTCGTTCGAGCATCTCCGCCGTCACGCTTGGCAGCGACGCCGCCGTCCGGGTCGGGGTCGGGAACGCGACTGGCGGTGCGGGAGGACTCGTCCCCCTCTCCGCAGCCGATCGTGAGCAGAGCGAGGCCGAGGCAAGACACGACGAATCGGGACATGAGCCGATCTCCTCCCTTCGGGCTAGCCCCCCGCGCGGCGCGGAGCGCCGGCTGGCACTTCGGGTGCGGAGAGGACTGACTGGTGACGTGGCTGAGCGCCTGTGCACGGGTCGTGCCCACAGAAGACCTCGCCTCTGGGGTGCGGGATGCTGACGAATCGGGGGCTTGGCCAGCTCGTACGGAAGGGGTCGGTGGGGCCGGTTCTCCGACGGGGAAGCGGGCTCTCTCAACCTGCTTCCCGCGGGTGTTGGAGAGCCGGGCCCCGAGATCGACGGCTACCAGTAGTGGGCCTGATTGTACGCGGTGAGTCCAAGGACGCCGGCCATGCGCACGACCCAGTGCGTCGCCGCGCCGGTGGCCCTGAGCACGGCTCCTCGGGCCGCGTCGAAGAGCGTGCCGCGCAGGATGGCCGCGCCGACGGCGCCGGTCTGGGGCGAGAGGGCGGAGGGCCACGCGACGTCGCGCAGGACGTGAGCCGCGGCGCCGGCGCCAAGGGCTCCCACGACGAGCTTGGCCCCCTCGACCACGACCTCCTCCCGCTGACGCTTGGGGTGCAGGGCGAAGTCTACGGCGTTGGCCACCACGTAGGAGGTGGAGCCCGAGGCGAAGGCGGGGAGGCCGCTCCGGGTCATCAAGCTGTAGGTGAGACCTCCGGCGACGAGCGGGACCGCCACGCCACCGGCCCGGAGGGCGCCATCCCGCACCGCCCGCGCAGCGTCTCGCACGCGGGTCGACAGCGGCCGGGCCTTGGCGGCGGTGGTCTGGTTCGTGACCACCACGGGTGCCACACGCCGCTCTTCGCCGTGCGCTCCGACGCCTCTCGCGCCCGCCGGCACGCCCAGGGACACCAGGGTCAGCACGCAGACTGCACCGCTCATCGTGGATCGAGACATGATCGCCTCCTCTGCTCGTGTCGCAGAGGCTTGGAGGGCCCTCCGCGTGTGGTCGTTTGCTCGTCAGCCAGGGTTCGGCGCGCCGGGCCTCAGCGACACCCGGCTCCCGCTCTGGCCCCTTCGTAGTGGTTGATGTCGTAGATCGATCGGCGGTCTTCCGTGCCGCGCTTTGCGGGCGTGGACTGGCACGGCGTGCAGGGCTGACCGGGCCTATCGCCGGGCAGGCCCCATTCGACGTGGAGCAGGCTCGAGTTCGCCCAGCCCGACTTCTTGTTGCCGAGATACCGGTGCAGCGCGGGCGACGAGTCGAGGATGCGGCGCCCTCCGCGGCCCGCCTGCTCGTAGGCCGACCCGGGTCCGCCGTCCTCGACGTAGGCCACGACGCAGCGCCCGTTCTCGGTGTTGGTCACCCGGAGCGTGGTGCCGCAGCCGAAGCGCTGGGCCCCGGCGACGTAGAAGTACTCCGGGTAGGGGAAGTTCATGGTCTCGGCGGCGGGCTTCAGGTTGCCCTTGC from Deltaproteobacteria bacterium includes:
- a CDS encoding serine/threonine protein kinase; the encoded protein is MADTLITDRRTPTATYRILRKLGKGGMAEVFLARQEGIAGFRRLAVIKKILPQFSAVSNVAEMLLDEARIAAQLNHPNIVQIYELGKEDGQYFIAMEYVDGCDLATLARIERHKNARVPMRLALRVVSEAAMGLDYAHRQVGLDGRPLNVVHRDVSPHNILCSREGAVKLTDFGIAKAVGKVQVTEVGVVKGKVQYMAPEQYTGGEVDNRSDIFSLGVVLYQLTTGRLPRVTKSGNVAMRRVLEGKIPRPTEIRTDYPEELEAVVMRSLAHNPDERYPDAASFRDDLLDFARQNDLLAFPKELGDYVNQLVPPTPLFTKDEESGTPVRLPRPEPSVIVADHADTDPPEGTEVASPFGMAVPTGARESLESMERRDRGDRGERGDRGDRGERGERGERADRAKHRSVPSDTQEVDERAVLSHESLTPAAIPPGRRVAEPIDDRGRDEAEDSRRARRSERHRAVVPERGSAKGSNGASRRREAASSGSNGHHEESGQRAVTQRTSVPKSVGPSGPPPRRHLGLWVGLAAGALGLGAAGFVAWRHPEVFGRNVPVTQPGTGSATAEPKVQGAGVVDIMANPASTAVSVDGAQRCSSTPCRIEGLPLGRELLITLRSPGHDLWMQRLVLTPNDPRLLLRADLTPSGRPGGAGVPKEGGAPVEKGGSSGSAADKVGKSGKTSKGSKGVKTGGTPKAPEGGAAAGGEAGKGSAPSTKPQKGTGIVTVVDSDVADISMLVVDVKPAWAEVSIDGQKAGHTPLQIKIEPGKHTIELKNSELNYHRVYKIKAKIGKKVKISDTIQQPGGGQPPG
- a CDS encoding YifB family Mg chelatase-like AAA ATPase translates to MLCRLTSAAVLGIDAIPIEVEVDISGGLPGFHLVGLPMGAVREGSVRIKAALANSSYSLGCSRVTVNLAPADLRKEGAAFDLAIAIGSLVAKGLLKDVRKDLLLAGELSLDGRVRSIRGVLSLAELAARMGLKGMVLPAVNAAEAALVEGLEIYGVETLQQAVSVLAGGEGAVRPSDPTSVREENSGVDFAELVGQREARRAAEVAAAGGHNLMLVGPPGSGKTMIARRLGTILPPLTRIEAIEATKVHSVAGLLGERHLVPERPFRAPHHTCSHVGLVGGGAPPRPGEVSLAHHGVLFLDELPEFQRAALEALRQPLEDGQVTIVRARQSVTFPSRFMLVAAMNPCPCGYAGSTVRVCTCGEKEARRYRGRISGPLLDRFDLFISVGPVPTKALLGGEPGESSGAIRERVARARRRQAERFRRKRIHCNAQMSARQLGRHVALGTRSTALLTEYAEAHRVSARALHRTCRVARTIADLEDRDDVTEEHLLLALTLQQARWML
- the recA gene encoding recombinase RecA; its protein translation is MAKSSPRLKAIAGAVAAIEKQFGKGAIMTLGEGNGGQAVETFSSGSLMLDVALGVGGLPKGRLIEIYGPESSGKTTLALHAIAQMQAAGGICAFIDAEHALDVGYAQALGVDLRELLVSQPDYGEQALEVADHLVRSGAVALVVVDSVAALVPKAEIEGEMGETHMGLQARLMSQAMRKLTGGAFRQGTSILFINQTRQKIGVTYGSNVTTTGGTALKFYASVRLEVARIGALKEGEQMVGNRTRVKVVKNKLAPPFRTAELDIVYGKGVHREAEVLDLAIDKGVVQKSGAWFALGEHQLGQGRPAACRWLAERPEVREKLAAHVLSLARSAESTAKGEDEGEGGEADEAVQAA